In Fluviicola taffensis DSM 16823, the following are encoded in one genomic region:
- the pseI gene encoding pseudaminic acid synthase — protein sequence MKIGNFELGPENPCFIIAELSANHNGSLETAIETIRAAKRAGANAIKFQTYTADTITLNSKKEDFLIQGTIWEGRYLYDLYQEAFTPWEWHQRLFDVAKEEGLICFSSPFDPTAVDFLEVLEVPAYKIASFEITDIPLIEYTASKGKPIIISTGIATYEDVKLAVEACKKAGNEQIILLKCTSSYPAPIEEANMNMIPYLAKEFNVLSGLSDHTMGSTVALVSICLGAKVIEKHFILDRSIGGPDASFSMNETEFTEMVKSIRDAEKAMGIITFELSEKQLVSRAHSRSLYISKDIKQGEVVTSEHIRSVRPGFSLHPKYLPELIGKKAMHDMNLGDRIKKEDFE from the coding sequence ATGAAGATTGGAAATTTTGAATTAGGTCCTGAAAACCCTTGCTTTATCATTGCTGAACTATCTGCTAATCATAACGGTAGTTTAGAAACTGCTATTGAAACAATTCGGGCAGCGAAACGTGCAGGAGCAAATGCTATTAAATTTCAAACTTATACCGCTGATACCATTACATTAAATAGCAAAAAGGAAGATTTTTTGATTCAAGGTACTATCTGGGAAGGGAGATATCTCTATGATTTGTACCAAGAAGCATTTACTCCTTGGGAGTGGCATCAGCGATTATTTGATGTGGCAAAAGAAGAAGGATTGATCTGTTTTTCTTCTCCTTTTGATCCTACTGCAGTTGATTTTTTAGAAGTATTAGAAGTTCCTGCTTATAAAATTGCATCGTTTGAAATTACGGATATTCCATTGATCGAATATACGGCATCCAAAGGAAAACCAATTATCATTTCAACAGGAATTGCTACTTATGAAGATGTTAAACTAGCGGTTGAAGCTTGCAAAAAAGCAGGAAATGAACAGATTATCTTATTAAAATGCACTTCTAGTTACCCAGCACCAATTGAAGAAGCAAATATGAACATGATCCCTTATTTAGCAAAGGAGTTTAATGTGCTTTCAGGTTTATCCGATCATACAATGGGTTCAACGGTTGCATTGGTGTCAATTTGTTTGGGTGCAAAAGTCATTGAGAAACATTTTATTCTAGACCGGTCAATCGGCGGACCAGATGCAAGTTTTTCGATGAATGAAACAGAATTTACAGAAATGGTGAAATCTATTAGGGATGCAGAAAAAGCGATGGGTATTATTACTTTTGAATTGAGTGAAAAGCAATTGGTAAGCCGAGCACACAGCCGTTCGTTATACATCTCAAAAGATATTAAACAAGGTGAAGTAGTTACTTCAGAGCATATTCGATCCGTACGCCCTGGATTTAGCCTTCATCCGAAATACTTACCTGAACTAATCGGAAAAAAAGCCATGCATGATATGAATTTAGGTGACCGCATAAAAAAGGAGGATTTTGAATAA
- a CDS encoding YfhO family protein: MDIKGFFQKNWTYLTIIAIGLVVLAVFFKPQLEGYGVKQHDIKEWRGMSNETDMYRDESGKEPMWSSSVFGGMPTEQISMRYPGNWFKTILDNCFKVFPGPYGLIFLHFLSFLLFARLLKLNPWVGLLGAIAFSFASYELIVIQAGHATKSAAAAFLPAILGAFIYAFRTNRIWGIVLSGIFMSFELAMNHVQVTYYFFFVLLFIGIYFFIEAIQKKELKKFGITSLGIIGIFILSFVINSGNLLLTNDYGKNSIRGGNDVTISANGLPAKNQSAGLDRDYITQWSYGVGETFTLLSPYVKGGASEQLANSPFAQKIENSDLSQDEINNALKGYSYWGTQPITSGPVYIGVIVCMLAFLGLFFLKDKIKWALFAVTILAIMLSWGKNFMGLTNFFIDHIPAYNKFRAVTIILVIAELTIPVMGVLFLNELIKQRAAIIAQRQKFLIVLGSFVVFLIVVKIAGLGDGYSNPAESKQYAGLTEVYTKQVMEMDPQMAAQQYQLDLTNPQQVQQFVATQVDGQMKSYADVKTARKVIFHSSMNRSILFAIFAGGLFVVFLFSKNEKTANSILIAGLVILTFADVVPVAYNYLGAVDNISGNGYKYWEESELTTYPVYSTKGDEEIMASEIRQNPSLASVVSNGEAKGKQKAEELGYDGAARANVINSYRFHALKMATNYRVLDFSGAFSDSRASYFHKSLGGYHGAKLRNINNLIEFQISKTNNRVLDMLNVKYFLQTSQSGLDTAIYNPTALGNAWLVKDVKVLTTANDEIRALGNKFKIENKGAGILLVNQSAVKQAEVYGGESLQYLVPGRKDTIPVQLASGLPEGQEAMFVMDVRGNTNLVPLMTLEVDTAKSFTSLVQLKVVSSFKPSSEAVMLSDFANKLSKKKFSAEGTIKLTSSVPNKLTYQATVKGNQLAVFSEIYYPIGWKAFVNGKETDILKVDYLLRGLELKDGDNKIEFVYDLPKYGTYTIYARMGSILLIGLFGFSIYYSWKRRKKIEVAKK, translated from the coding sequence ATGGACATTAAAGGATTTTTTCAAAAAAACTGGACGTATTTAACGATAATCGCAATAGGACTAGTCGTTCTTGCCGTTTTTTTCAAACCCCAACTTGAAGGATATGGTGTAAAGCAACACGATATTAAGGAATGGAGAGGGATGAGTAACGAAACAGATATGTATCGTGATGAATCTGGAAAAGAGCCTATGTGGTCGAGTTCTGTGTTTGGAGGAATGCCAACAGAACAAATTTCGATGCGTTATCCAGGTAACTGGTTTAAAACAATTTTAGACAATTGCTTCAAGGTTTTTCCTGGCCCATACGGTTTGATTTTCTTGCATTTTCTGTCTTTCTTATTGTTTGCAAGACTTTTGAAGTTGAATCCTTGGGTTGGATTATTAGGAGCAATTGCTTTTAGCTTTGCCAGTTATGAGTTGATTGTCATACAAGCAGGACATGCGACAAAATCAGCAGCAGCAGCATTTTTACCAGCAATTCTCGGGGCATTTATTTATGCTTTTCGAACGAATCGAATATGGGGAATTGTCCTTTCCGGAATTTTCATGTCCTTTGAATTGGCTATGAATCACGTTCAGGTAACGTATTACTTCTTTTTCGTTTTATTGTTCATTGGAATCTATTTCTTCATTGAGGCTATTCAGAAAAAGGAACTGAAAAAATTTGGTATTACTTCTCTTGGAATTATTGGAATTTTCATTCTTTCTTTTGTAATCAATAGCGGAAATCTTCTTTTGACAAATGATTATGGTAAAAACAGTATTCGTGGAGGTAATGATGTAACGATTTCAGCGAATGGTTTACCTGCTAAGAATCAATCAGCTGGATTAGATCGTGATTATATTACTCAGTGGTCTTATGGAGTAGGAGAGACATTCACTTTACTTTCTCCGTATGTAAAGGGTGGTGCTTCTGAACAATTGGCTAATTCTCCCTTTGCTCAAAAAATCGAGAACAGTGATTTGTCACAAGATGAGATAAATAATGCCTTAAAAGGATATTCCTATTGGGGAACTCAGCCGATTACATCTGGTCCTGTTTATATTGGCGTAATTGTTTGTATGCTTGCCTTTTTAGGGTTGTTCTTTTTGAAGGATAAAATTAAATGGGCGCTTTTCGCTGTTACTATTTTGGCAATTATGTTGTCATGGGGGAAGAATTTCATGGGATTAACCAACTTCTTCATTGATCATATTCCAGCATATAATAAGTTTAGAGCCGTAACAATCATTTTAGTAATTGCAGAATTAACAATTCCTGTAATGGGAGTTTTGTTCCTCAATGAATTAATTAAGCAAAGAGCTGCAATTATCGCCCAGAGGCAAAAATTTTTGATTGTTTTGGGATCATTTGTAGTATTTTTAATTGTCGTAAAAATAGCTGGTTTAGGAGATGGATATTCGAATCCTGCTGAATCGAAACAATACGCTGGATTGACGGAGGTTTATACCAAGCAGGTGATGGAAATGGATCCGCAAATGGCAGCTCAGCAGTATCAGTTAGATTTAACGAACCCACAACAAGTACAACAATTTGTAGCTACACAAGTTGATGGTCAAATGAAATCATATGCAGATGTAAAAACGGCTCGAAAAGTCATTTTTCATTCAAGTATGAATCGTTCTATCTTATTTGCAATTTTTGCTGGAGGTTTATTCGTTGTTTTCCTTTTCTCCAAGAATGAAAAAACAGCAAATAGCATTTTAATAGCTGGATTAGTTATATTGACATTTGCGGATGTTGTTCCTGTAGCTTATAATTACTTAGGTGCTGTAGATAACATTTCAGGAAATGGTTATAAGTATTGGGAGGAATCTGAATTAACGACATATCCTGTATATTCGACCAAAGGTGACGAAGAAATCATGGCTTCAGAAATCCGTCAAAATCCTTCATTGGCTTCTGTCGTTTCTAATGGAGAAGCGAAAGGAAAACAAAAAGCGGAAGAACTGGGGTATGATGGAGCGGCGAGAGCTAATGTGATCAATTCATATCGTTTCCATGCGTTGAAAATGGCTACAAATTACCGCGTTCTTGATTTTTCTGGTGCTTTTTCGGATAGTAGAGCTTCGTATTTCCATAAATCATTGGGTGGATACCATGGTGCAAAATTGAGAAATATCAATAACCTTATTGAATTTCAAATTTCAAAAACAAACAATCGTGTACTCGATATGTTGAATGTGAAGTATTTCTTGCAAACATCTCAATCTGGATTAGATACTGCCATTTATAATCCAACTGCTTTAGGGAATGCTTGGTTGGTGAAAGACGTAAAAGTATTGACAACTGCCAATGATGAGATTAGAGCACTTGGAAACAAGTTCAAAATTGAGAATAAAGGAGCAGGAATTCTTTTAGTCAATCAATCAGCAGTGAAACAAGCAGAGGTTTATGGTGGAGAAAGTTTACAATACTTGGTTCCAGGAAGAAAAGATACAATTCCTGTTCAATTGGCTAGCGGACTTCCAGAAGGACAAGAAGCGATGTTTGTAATGGATGTGAGAGGAAACACAAACCTTGTTCCATTGATGACCTTAGAAGTTGATACAGCGAAATCATTTACATCGCTTGTACAGTTGAAAGTTGTAAGTTCTTTTAAACCTTCTAGTGAAGCAGTAATGCTAAGTGATTTTGCAAATAAATTGTCTAAAAAGAAGTTCTCGGCAGAAGGTACCATTAAATTAACGAGTTCTGTTCCGAATAAATTGACTTATCAGGCAACTGTAAAAGGCAATCAATTGGCAGTTTTCTCTGAAATTTATTATCCAATTGGATGGAAAGCTTTTGTGAATGGAAAAGAGACTGATATTTTAAAAGTAGATTATTTATTGAGAGGTTTGGAATTGAAAGATGGGGATAATAAGATTGAATTTGTATATGACTTACCAAAATACGGTACTTATACCATCTATGCTCGTATGGGTTCCATTCTATTAATTGGATTGTTCGGATTTTCAATTTATTATTCTTGGAAAAGAAGAAAGAAAATAGAAGTTGCTAAGAAATAG